A single window of Salvia splendens isolate huo1 chromosome 8, SspV2, whole genome shotgun sequence DNA harbors:
- the LOC121743903 gene encoding 36.4 kDa proline-rich protein-like has product MDPKPLAMLYIFMVFMLITLPPAFSWQQNCPPPYPPYGGRPSPPAHHHPPSPPKHHPHPPSPPKHHPHPPSPPKHHPPQPPHHAPPVVHPPVIVPPIIMPPPVISPPIIMPPPVTKPPPASPYPPYTPPGGGKPGPPPAATCPIDALKLGLCLDVLGGLVHVGIGNPVENICCPVLQGLLELEAAVCLCTTIRLKLLNLNIFLPLALQLLATCGLTPPPGFVCPPL; this is encoded by the coding sequence TCTCTTGGCAACAAAACTGCCCACCACCTTACCCTCCCTACGGCGGCCGCCCCTCCCCCCCAGCCCACCACCACCCACCCTCCCCTCCCAAACACCACCCTCACCCACCCTCCCCTCCAAAACACCACCCCCACCCACCTTCCCCTCCCAAACACCACCCTCCCCAACCACCCCACCACGCCCCCCCGGTAGTCCACCCGCCAGTCATCGTGCCACCAATAATCATGCCACCTCCCGTCATCTCTCCCCCGATAATCATGCCACCTCCGGTGACCAAACCGCCCCCTGCCTCTCCTTACCCTCCCTACACCCCACCCGGAGGAGGGAAACCGGGCCCACCACCAGCAGCCACGTGCCCCATAGACGCGCTGAAGCTAGGGCTGTGCCTCGACGTACTGGGAGGGTTGGTCCACGTGGGGATAGGAAACCCGGTGGAGAACATATGCTGCCCGGTGCTACAAGGCCTCCTAGAGCTCGAAGCCGCCGTTTGTTTGTGCACAACAATAAGGCTTAAGCTTCTCAATCTCAACATTTTCCTTCCCTTGGCGCTGCAGCTGCTGGCCACGTGCGGCCTTACGCCACCGCCGGGGTTTGTGTGCCCACCTCTCTAA
- the LOC121745977 gene encoding cation/H(+) antiporter 15-like, whose amino-acid sequence MAESANQTEGVIVCYAPTMITTNGIWQGDNPLDYSLPLFVLQLTLVVVTTRILVFALKPLRQPHVISEILGGIILGPSVLGRNKKFASTIFPLRSVLVLETIANVGLLYFLFLVGVEMDITLIKRTGKKAVVIAIAGMILPFLIGVFFAFVLHEKSGFVRLGTLILFLGVSLSVTSFSVLARILAELKLLNSDMGRLAMSSALINDMCAWVLLAVAIALAANQDTSLTSLWVILSSLVFVVFCVYVVRPVISWVIQRTPEGESVNEVYICLILTGVMISAFITDALGTHSVFGAFVFGLVIPNGPFGITLIERMEDFFTGLLLPLFFAISGLKTDVSSIKDFSTWAILAAVIVLACAGKVAGTLLVTIYYKIPFDDGLTLGLLMNAKGLIEMIVLNVGKDQKVLDDEAFALMVIVATVMTSIISPIVTTVYKPAKKFAPYKRRTIQQTKQDDEFRVLVCVHTPKNVPTIINLLEASHPTKKSPMCTYVLHLVELTGRSSAMLIVHNGQKSSRSSVHRTQSDHIIHAFENFQQNIGFISINPLTAISPYSTMNEDICQVAEDKRVAFIIIPFHKQITVDGGLETANPALRTINQNVLANAPCSVGILVDRGLTGSTRLSVNHTGHHVAVLFFGGPDGREALAYAWRMSEHPGINLTVVRFLPGETGHEEEKEEEEDRDKEMDAEIISQIRARASGDASIVYKEKFVNNGQETVATIRSMDAIYDLFIVGRGEGYTSPLTAGLTDWSECPEIGGIGDLLASADFAATCSVLVVQQYVGAEVLGETAEAGTPDSPSQQLPDRPFDLVRRTSPRGLTQP is encoded by the exons ATGGCTGAGTCTGCGAACCAAACGGAGGGGGTGATAGTATGCTATGCTCCAACGATGATCACAACCAACGGGATTTGGCAAGGCGATAACCCTCTCGACTATTCCCTGCCCCTCTTCGTCTTGCAGCTAACCCTCGTCGTTGTCACCACCCGTATCCTCGTCTTCGCCCTCAAGCCCCTCCGACAGCCCCATGTCATCTCCGAAATTCTT GGCGGGATAATCTTGGGGCCGTCCGTGCTGGGAAGGAACAAGAAGTTCGCGAGCACGATTTTCCCCCTAAGGAGCGTGTTGGTTCTCGAAACCATCGCAAATGTCGGGCTTCTCTACTTCCTCTTCTTGGTTGGAGTGGAAATGGACATCACCTTGATAAAACGCACCGGGAAGAAGGCTGTGGTGATCGCGATTGCAGGCATGATCCTCCCTTTTCTGATAGGAGTGTTCTTCGCCTTCGTCCTGCATGAGAAGTCCGGATTTGTGAGGCTAGGGACgttgatactctttcttggagTCTCCTTGTCTGTCACCTCTTTCTCTGTCCTCGCTCGTATCCTCGCAGAGCTTAAGCTTCTGAACTCGGATATGGGGAGGCTGGCCATGTCATCCGCTCTCATAAACGACATGTGTGCTTGGGTTCTGCTAGCCGTTGCCATTGCTTTGGCTGCGAACCAGGACACGTCTCTGACTTCACTGTGGGTTATTCTTTCGAGTTTGGTGTTTGTGGTTTTTTGTGTGTATGTTGTGAGGCCTGTCATCTCATGGGTGATACAGAGGACGCCCGAGGGCGAATCCGTGAATGAGGTATACATCTGTCTTATACTGACCGGAGTGATGATCTCGGCTTTCATCACGGATGCCCTTGGCACACACTCTGTTTTTGGAGCTTTTGTGTTTGGGTTAGTCATCCCAAATGGCCCTTTCGGTATAACTCTGATAGAAAGGATGGAGGATTTCTTTACCGGACTTCTTTTACCTCTGTTTTTCGCCATCAGCGGCCTCAAAACCGACGTCTCTTCTATAAAAGATTTCAGTACGTGGGCTATTCTAGCTGCGGTTATCGTCCTTGCTTGTGCGGGTAAAGTCGCAGGCACGCTTCTCGTCACTATCTACTATAAGATCCCATTCGACGACGGCCTCACACTTGGTCTGCTCATGAACGCCAAAGGCCTCATCGAGATGATCGTGCTCAACGTTGGAAAAGATCAGAAG GTTCTGGACGACGAAGCGTTCGCACTTATGGTGATCGTGGCAACCGTCATGACTTCAATCATCAGTCCAATCGTAACAACTGTATACAAACCCGCCAAGAAATTCGCACCGTACAAGAGGCGGACAATCCAACAAACCAAACAGGACGACGAGTTTCGGGTCCTCGTTTGCGTGCACACTCCGAAAAACGTCCCGACCATAATCAATCTTCTCGAAGCTTCCCACCCGACCAAGAAGTCCCCGATGTGCACGTACGTCCTCCACCTAGTCGAGCTCACCGGCCGCTCCTCCGCCATGCTCATCGTCCACAACGGCCAAAAATCCTCCCGATCCTCCGTCCACCGGACCCAGTCCGACCACATCATCCACGCCTTCGAAAACTTCCAACAAAACATCGGCTTCATCTCCATCAATCCATTAACTGCAATCTCCCCTTACTCCACAATGAACGAGGACATCTGCCAGGTGGCCGAGGACAAGCGCGTTGCCTTCATCATCATCCCCTTCCACAAACAAATAACGGTCGACGGAGGGCTGGAGACTGCCAACCCAGCTCTCCGGACCATCAACCAGAACGTACTCGCCAACGCCCCCTGCTCTGTCGGGATCCTGGTCGACCGCGGGCTAACCGGGTCGACCAGGCTGTCCGTTAACCACACCGGACATCACGTCGCTGTGCTGTTCTTCGGTGGGCCAGATGGCAGGGAGGCGCTGGCGTATGCATGGAGGATGTCAGAGCACCCGGGGATAAACCTCACAGTAGTGCGCTTCCTGCCCGGGGAAACCGGGCacgaggaggagaaggaggaggaggaggataggGACAAAGAGATGGATGCAGAGATTATTAGCCAGATTAGAGCGAGGGCGTCGGGGGATGCCTCGATTGTATACAAGGAGAAATTCGTGAACAATGGACAGGAGACGGTGGCGACGATAAGGTCGATGGATGCgatttatgatttatttatagtggggaggggggagggGTACACGTCGCCGCTGACGGCGGGGCTGACGGATTGGAGCGAGTGCCCGGAGATTGGAGGGATTGGGGATTTGCTGGCGTCGGCGGATTTCGCAGCGACGTGTTCGGTGTTGGTGGTGCAGCAGTATGTGGGGGCGGAGGTGTTAGGGGAGACGGCGGAGGCGGGTACACCGGATAGTCCTAGTCAGCAGCTGCCTGACCGACCGTTTGATTTGGTGCGGCGGACGTCGCCGCGGGGTCTTACACAACCGTGA
- the LOC121743861 gene encoding 14 kDa proline-rich protein DC2.15-like, translating to MATKRNTSLALFLSLNLIFFTLAASWTPPSPKPSASCPRDALKLGICADLLGSLLNLTIGMPPTMPCCSLIEGLVDLEAAVCLCTAIRANILGINLNVPLSLSLLLNVCNKNVPKDFVCA from the coding sequence ATGGCCACTAAGAGAAACACTTCACTTGCTCTATTCCTTTCACTCAACCTAATCTTCTTCACGTTGGCCGCTTCTTGGACTCCGCCGAGCCCTAAACCGAGCGCCTCGTGCCCTAGAGATGCCCTAAAACTCGGCATCTGCGCCGACCTGCTAGGCAGCCTTCTCAACTTGACAATTGGGATGCCTCCGACAATGCCATGCTGCAGCCTCATCGAGGGGCTGGTCGACCTTGAGGCTGCGGTCTGCCTTTGCACCGCGATTCGGGCTAACATTTTGGGGATTAACCTTAATGTCCCACTCTCTCTCAGCTTGCTCCTCAATGTGTGCAACAAGAATGTGCCCAAGGACTTCGTCTGTGCTTAG